In the genome of Mycobacterium kansasii ATCC 12478, one region contains:
- a CDS encoding ABC transporter substrate-binding protein — protein sequence MSYESTAQPIKIGYLFDFLLPEFYPQEMRDDLTRPFELVFADGLRQRMLDRPVEIVYREVEGLPKGAVKAVIDAYGELVDEGCLAVFGPHISENAVPAKEAIEERFRVPAVNVCGSDDWLGEWTFAFPQGSMTDEPIFWADLLAKGGHTEVAVLVEQSLVGQSYLANFRKAAQRKGIRIVAEAQIAQTAQDVGRAIRALHEAKPSALVHCGFGFGIVFINPALAELDWDPPRFTSTAFQNAWINPIMWQALMGWTGIDQYDEANSVGQAFLDRYESECGRRPQYCVPVVNHDVANTLLHAFADAYPLSPRGVKEALERVKMLPAASGAPGTRVSLGKWTRRAWMGAGYLVARRLDPDGVNSHLVDRFGAG from the coding sequence TTGTCCTACGAGAGCACCGCGCAACCGATCAAAATCGGCTACCTGTTCGACTTCCTGCTGCCGGAGTTCTACCCCCAGGAGATGCGCGACGACCTGACCCGACCGTTCGAGTTGGTATTCGCCGACGGGCTGCGGCAGCGCATGCTCGACCGTCCGGTGGAGATCGTGTACCGGGAAGTGGAGGGGCTGCCCAAAGGCGCCGTCAAGGCCGTGATCGACGCCTACGGCGAACTGGTCGACGAGGGCTGCCTGGCGGTGTTCGGGCCGCACATCAGTGAGAACGCGGTACCGGCCAAGGAGGCGATCGAAGAACGGTTCCGGGTTCCGGCCGTCAACGTCTGCGGCAGCGACGACTGGTTGGGGGAGTGGACGTTCGCGTTCCCGCAAGGGTCGATGACCGACGAGCCGATCTTCTGGGCGGACTTGCTCGCCAAGGGGGGTCACACCGAGGTGGCGGTGCTGGTCGAGCAATCGCTGGTCGGCCAGAGCTACCTCGCCAACTTCCGAAAAGCGGCTCAACGCAAGGGTATCCGCATTGTCGCCGAAGCGCAGATCGCCCAAACCGCCCAGGACGTCGGCCGGGCGATCCGCGCGCTGCATGAGGCGAAGCCGTCGGCGCTGGTGCATTGCGGGTTCGGCTTCGGGATCGTGTTCATCAACCCGGCCCTGGCCGAACTCGACTGGGATCCGCCCCGGTTCACCAGCACCGCGTTTCAGAACGCCTGGATCAATCCGATTATGTGGCAAGCCTTGATGGGCTGGACGGGGATCGACCAGTACGACGAGGCCAACAGCGTCGGCCAGGCCTTCCTGGACCGCTACGAATCGGAATGCGGCCGTCGCCCCCAATATTGCGTTCCGGTGGTCAACCACGACGTCGCCAATACGCTGCTGCATGCCTTCGCCGACGCCTACCCGCTGAGCCCCCGCGGCGTCAAGGAGGCATTAGAGCGGGTGAAGATGCTGCCGGCCGCCTCGGGCGCCCCGGGAACCAGGGTCTCCCTGGGCAAATGGACCCGGCGGGCCTGGATGGGCGCGGGCTACCTGGTGGCGCGGAGGCTGGATCCCGACGGCGTCAACTCCCACCTCGTCGATCGCTTCGGCGCCGGGTAG
- a CDS encoding CbbQ/NirQ/NorQ/GpvN family protein, translating into MPGTGNDGTTPAAARPFYVSVGNEEQVFKAAFRQGLSVLLKGPTGCGKTRFLEAMAHDLGRPLVTVACHDDLTTADLVGRFLLRGGETEWVDGPLTRAVRGGAICYLDEVVEARQDTTVVLHPLADHRRQLPIERLGVTLDAAPGFCLVVSYNPGYQSVLKDLKDSTRQRLVAIEFGFPAADVEEKVVAHEAGVGSDVAAELVRLAQAIRRLENRGLREVASTRVLIAAGRLIAEGLSSREAARAAVAGPLTDDIHTGDGLLELIDVYLCDT; encoded by the coding sequence CACCCGCGGCTGCCCGCCCCTTTTACGTCTCGGTGGGCAATGAGGAACAAGTCTTCAAGGCTGCTTTCCGTCAAGGCCTCTCGGTATTACTCAAGGGGCCCACCGGCTGCGGCAAGACACGGTTCCTGGAAGCCATGGCCCATGATCTGGGGCGGCCGCTCGTCACCGTGGCCTGCCACGACGACCTCACGACCGCGGATCTGGTCGGGCGGTTCCTGCTGCGCGGTGGGGAAACGGAGTGGGTCGACGGCCCGCTCACCCGCGCCGTTCGTGGGGGCGCCATCTGCTACCTCGACGAAGTCGTCGAGGCGCGCCAGGACACCACCGTCGTGCTGCACCCCCTGGCCGATCACCGCCGCCAGCTTCCGATCGAACGTCTGGGCGTGACACTGGACGCCGCACCCGGCTTTTGCCTGGTGGTGTCCTACAACCCCGGGTACCAAAGCGTCCTCAAGGATCTCAAGGACTCCACTAGGCAGCGCCTGGTGGCCATCGAATTCGGCTTTCCCGCAGCAGATGTCGAGGAAAAGGTCGTCGCTCACGAGGCCGGCGTCGGCTCCGACGTGGCCGCCGAGTTGGTGCGATTGGCCCAAGCGATCCGGCGGCTGGAGAACCGCGGACTGCGTGAGGTGGCGTCGACCAGGGTGCTCATTGCCGCTGGCCGTTTGATCGCCGAGGGGCTCAGCTCCCGGGAGGCGGCCCGCGCCGCCGTCGCCGGCCCGTTGACCGACGACATTCACACCGGTGACGGCCTACTGGAGCTGATCGATGTCTACCTGTGCGACACCTAG